Part of the Lycium ferocissimum isolate CSIRO_LF1 chromosome 6, AGI_CSIRO_Lferr_CH_V1, whole genome shotgun sequence genome, aagaaagaaaagtttacGGATTTAGGTTGTTATCTTCAAATGGACAAAAAAAGCTGAACTTTTAGGATTTTATTTGTCTAGGGGAAATTTATGTGGCATATCagtccaaaataaaataattattcgtTTTGGCCCAGCTTCTAAACTATTACCCGGTTTAGCCCTACATATTCAAAGTCGATATTTTATCTTCTCTATGACCCCTTCCCTTGTTCTCCTTCTTCACACCATCGCTTTACCTACTATGCCACACTGTGAATATCTTCTGCTTCACTtgatgttttttccttttttcactCTTCAAACCCTCTTCTTTATTGTTACACAAAAATAGAATCAAGTTATCAAGTTTTAGTTAGCTTTGCCATGTAACCAGTTAGTTACAGCCTTATAGGCTGTTGAATTAGTTAGAAGCAGTTAGCAAATTAGATTCTTTCTCATTTTCTATAAAAGCCATTGTATCATGTCAGATTCAATCAATTCAATATACTACAGTTTTTCTATTGAATTctattcttcatcttcttccctTTTCATCCTCCATATTTGTCCATTTGAGTTTCTCGTAAAACTCCCGTCCAGCTACTAAAACCTCGGATTCCTGCATTTTGGCTAAtaatggtatcagagctatCGTTCCTTGGACCAACTGTCACCATGGCTTAACCCTCCTCCTTACCAGTAGATGGTAAAGAAATTAAGGAGACCATTAATAGGATTGAAGAGGGGATAGAAATAATCAGGGTTGGACTAGAAAGGATGATGGTCGGATTAGAAAAGCGAACCGACGTGAAGAACTCAAAGTAGTAACGGCTGTGAAATCTCAATTGACTTTTGATCACAAGTAAGAATTGGAGTGCTTGAAGGTATCAAACCCTATTGATGGTCATGAAAACAGTACCAAAGCATTACCAGCAACAATCTTTGATCAACCTCACTTTGATTCTTTATGGAATGGTTAATTTTTCTTTACTCACAACTATAATATTTTTCCCTTGTTCTCTTTATGTTTCCCTTTTCAATACTTGTGCGTAAAAAATGATTGGAATTAAAGAGAAATCTATACTGGTAAATTCCCCAATTGAGTTGGTTAATTTTGAACTCTTTAATCTTTCTCATGTCCACTCAAAAGATACTTCAATGAAGAAgacattatttacttaaggttCTCGATGAAATGCCTAAAAGAGATTTAGATGCCGATTCTCCATATAAGAGTACTATTAAAAGAAATGATGAAACTGAAGCCATTGAAGACTTGTTTCTTGATGCGTTCTTTAAAGATAATGAGAGAGACGTAGAAGCATCTTGGCTGGCTTTTCTTGGATGATGAGGGTGATATGGATACAAGATCTTTGTGATTGGAAAGAAGTGATCTCATGGCAAGCTCATTTTGATTTAATTCTTTTCAAGGTCCTGACTTCCTACGATGTATGGTTCAACTTTGAGAGTGATATGAAAACTTGGAGCAAAACTTGGCGATGGGATGAGTTTGGTAAATCACTCTTCCTAATAACAATAAAAAGATCAAAACTAATTGCAGAGTAAGGAGCAGAAGTGTGGGTTGAGAACAAGAAGGTAACACATTGAGGATGAGAATGTTTCATCATGTTGTGTACCTGGTGAACTGTTGCATTGCTGCATAGTTAAAGCCTTCATTTATCGAGATTCTAGTCCATATTCCACCCTTGAGGATAAGCGTGATGTTAAGGAGAATGGATGCAATTAGTTGTTTCTGTTAAGCCACTTTACTGACCTTTTTTTCAGAAACATGAGTCCGACAGTTGAAGGAACTACACCTTCTAGGTAGAATGGACGACCTTTTGCAGTCATCCACAGCTCGGAACAGACACATGAATATTGTGAAAATTGATTTAACCTTGGTGGAGCAGGTGGGAAAATAGGATCTTTTGAACAACATTGTGGAATCAATTATTAATGGTCTACCCAAGCAAAAGTCAGCAGATCATACTACTTTGGGAATTCCTTAATGCATTGATGACAAGCTTTCCTCATTTTGATCTTTGAGGACAAGAATCTTTTGCAGCAGGGAGTACTGTGTCACGTCcggaaccatggcctgggcgaaacacgaccctcggtgccttgctgcatgtgaccgagcgaaccacaggCTTCCTGAATCATCACGAGGCATatatgagcggaatataacatgaaaaatgacGGGCTTTAAGAAAACACATGAAGTCATaatatattataaaatacttatttaaaacatgaatgcggaaataccATGAATCAAGCCAAAGATGGCAAAACAactctgaatatctgacataacataattGACTGGTCTAGTTTATGAAGCCTTTATCATGAGTCTGAAATGGAAatcatacttgctgggacaaggcccccagtaTACCTTTAATGCATAACTACTATAGGATAAATGACTGACTGAACCCCGAAGGaggtggggctcaccaataggcTGATACGAGCACGTCTTACTGAGCAGATGCGTCGTCTTTTAAATCCGTACCTGCATTgcgaaatgcaggcccccgggcaataaaaggggacgtcagcacattgaatgtactggtatgtaaagcaactgaaaaaataagcatggcacatgaaatcACAATGATAAAAGATGAAgtgaaactgaaacctggttgtgaggatatatatatatatatatatatatatatatatatatatatatatatatatatatatataaacatgaataaaaatatCTATGGGAAAGCATTAGTATGACCGACATATAACCACCACGTTAGCACGTGACGCCTGATCTCTGCCTGATtagctaagccatcttgtaccttgccgGGGGTACAAGATATAAACATggcatgaatggatccaaatccctcaatggagaaaatatgaaggaatcgtcctaaacatgggcggagcgatccttatcctacggtggcaaatgtagtttcaggctatctgagccttctcggtgaTTTGTGTAACTccaaaaaacatgaacatggaaaataggtggcacttgctgcccatggcttcataaatcataacttgcatgtacatggatatcatttCATAATATTCTTGCATGAAAACCTGTAAAACATGtagagtataaatatacataataaattatatacttacatgtaagaacccatgaaattgcaagtatgggttttcatggattacagacagattctcaataatcataatgaaatatcaagaactcaataatggattaataatacttcaacacATAGTATAGCATGGTACATGGACCCAGGGTTATCAGGGGCATGGTTAAAAACCTAGTTTTCGTATAACCTCATATTTTATCGAAGAAgtggcatggggaagaacaagaATGTTCCTACACATAGATagtaaccctacatacctggtaatgctccaaactcgtaataaaaatctgaactttGTAGAAGAATCCCAAAGCTTTAGTCTTGAAACCTTTAaatggattttcttgaaaacgctaagttaaaaaggatgaattcttgTTTAGGAATCAtggatatatgttagaattgacttggggTGGCTTGGAATAACTTACCTTGGTGAATTTCAATGGATGGAGGAAAAGATTTCGTCCTAGAGCTGGAGGGAatgtgaaaagtgaaaaatataattGAACCCTCGTATTTATAGTTTCTAGCCGACGTAGGAGAAGTACGGCCTaaatgtacgtcccgtacatCGTGGCTGTTAGGTGAAACTTCCAGTGATAATTTAATTTCGACGGGGGAAGTACCGGCTCAAGGTATGTCCTGTACTTCAAAGTACATGCCATACTTTTCTGCCCGTACTTGGGTTAAAAGGTCTTAATTCTTTCTGCTAGTTCCCCTCTATGTACGTCCACCATTGTACGGTTCGTACATCATTGTACGCTCGTACTTTGGTCGTAAAATGTACAATTGACGTCCTGGGGCCAAATTTTCCAATTCTAACACCTTtgtcttggtttctaagtcccgAATCATGAATGTAAGCTAGTTAggggtacgaggtgttacatcgTTACACGAAAATGGGATCTGATTATCAGGTTAGTTAGTTAGCTTTGCCATGTCACCAGTTAGTTATAGGCTGTTGAATTAGTTAGAAGCAGTTAGCAAATTAGATTCTTTCTCATTCTTTATAAAAGGCATTGTGTCATGACCGGTTCAATCATCAATTGTATATACTACAGTGTTCCTATTGAATTctattcttcattttcttcccttttcatCCTCCATAGCTGTCCACTGAGTTTCTCCGCAGAACTCCTGTCCCGCTACTAAAACCTTTGATACCTATGAGAATCCCCACATTTTGGCTAACATTATAAATCCCAAGTTCACGGAGCGTAAAACTAGATGAAGTAAAATCTATGTAGAGACTTCTTCGGTTTGGTGACATCTCATGCCTATAattttgttcattgttgttatttATTACTATGATGAAACCCCTTGAGGTAGTGACATCTTACCATTTTGAGCTTTTCAGATTTTTCTAACAGAGAAAAGTATATTGTTTTTCCAATTGAGGATTTCAGTAGAgcttttaatattttttctcaTGTGTGAGGGATATTCATGGGAACATTAAACTGATAGGATGGTGGTGTAAAGATGGAGATATGATGGTGTCTGAGAGGAACTTTTGAGTCCTAGAGACTATACACAGTGTATAACAATGTATAAGAGGTGTATATATCCTTTAAGAGGAACTTTTTTTTGCAAATTCATCCACTTCGAAACAACTTCAGACATACGGAATTGAAATTGCAAAAATTTGTATCTTAATTTTGGCAAACtttgaataatttttgcttCAAGTATGACCTTGTGATAGTTCCAActgcattcgtgttttgatgattgtcaaactgtttcAGAATCAGTTAGAGACCTGGTCTGTAATAtgctctctgtgcaccttgcatTGTAGGAAGAGACAACTGTAAAGCCGAACCACTTGCTACACACAAGTACAACTATGAGTTGGCCcattggcccatgctttaggtcaaaattgAACAGTGGTTCTTTTCAgcccacatgctcccactatatatacaacataatGGCAACATATTTGGTAGACTTGAAAACCCAATCTAAATCGTGCAAAGCTGCCGACAGAAGTTCTCAAGATCTATCAAGAACAAAGTCACTtacaagttgaagaacctgCTTCTAGCTGCcgacacaagttctcaagatctatcaagaacaaagtcacttacaagttgaagaacctgatccatatataagctttagtctaagttctttataCTGTTGTGAGTCTTTGTTCGTTTATGCTTAAATTTTAAACCTATTCTTCTCTTTAAAGGAAGTTGTTTGTAGGTAGATCAAAAATCTCGAAGTCAGCTTGTTAGAAGTGTGTTTCTGCaagcctttgagtggtacactaggctacaGTTAGTCTAGGTATATTAGTGGTCCTTgtctagagttagtcaagtggaggtgcttgcaatcggagtattgcaagTGTGGAGGGACTATGAGGGTTAGTTCTTAGGTTGCATAAGCATTATTGTAAGGGCGAAGAATTAtaggagttagttcctagcttacgatagggttgtaacctgaagttgctcgtgtagtggagctgaaatcctactggggtaggtcgtgatttttaatcccttgagcaatgAGTTTTTCACGGTAACATCCAGTGTTCTTTacatactgcattgcataagggaactggtacacaaccaggtccctcatacaTTATTTGGTAGACGCATAGCCTGCATCAACTAGTATCAGAACAGGTGCTTTccaaaaggttaacacctagaaagaatcTATAAAATGGTAGCCCcaccaaatatggaagaaggtcAATCTTTCACCTGGCCACCCAGATTTAACGGAAAATATCATGGGTGGTAGAAGACAAGAATGCACGACTTCATCATGGCCGAAGATTCAGAGCTTTGGGATATCATCTGTGATGGTCCCTATATCCCAGTTCACACAAGTGAAGATGGTAAAAAGACCACTgtcaaaacaagaaaagaatacAATGAAGCTGACAGGAAGAAAGTGGAGAAGAACTATAAAGCCAAGAAGATTCTTGTGTGTGGAATAGGACCGGATGAGTACAATCGAGTCTCAGCTTGTTCATCAGCAAAAGAGATCTGGGAAGCTCTCCAAACTGCTCATAAAGGAACAACTCAGGTAAAAAACTCTAAGATCGACATGCTCACCACTGATTATAAGatgttcaaaatgaaagagagtGAATCTATTCATGAGATGCACACCAGATTCACCTCCATAATCAATGAGCTCCATTCTCTCGAAGTAGTCATCACAACTACTAAGCTGGAAAAGAAGATGCTTGGTGTATTACCTAACTCCTGTGATAGCAAGGTAAATTCTATCTCTGAAGCCAAAGATCTAGACACGTTGACTGTCGATGAGCTTATTGGAAACTTCAAGACGTataagatgaagatgactacGAAGAAggtagaaagaaaagaatgaagcaAGCGAGAAGAGTCTGTCTCGCAAAAGGATAGTCTAGTGATGACGA contains:
- the LOC132061215 gene encoding uncharacterized protein LOC132061215; translated protein: MAEDSELWDIICDGPYIPVHTSEDGKKTTVKTRKEYNEADRKKVEKNYKAKKILVCGIGPDEYNRVSACSSAKEIWEALQTAHKGTTQVKNSKIDMLTTDYKMFKMKESESIHEMHTRFTSIINELHSLEVVITTTKLEKKMLGVLPNSCDSKVNSISEAKDLDTLTVDELIGNFKTYKMKMTTKKVERKE